One region of Rhizobium sp. WYJ-E13 genomic DNA includes:
- a CDS encoding MFS transporter, which translates to MATATHLGPSSSSLERDARRIHDDKPVSPGSIAVGVVIGRMSEFFDFFVYGLASVLVFPQLVFPFAPDRLTGTLYSFAIFSLAFLARPVGSVVFMTIDRLYGRGTKLTIALFLLGGSTASIAFLPGYDEIGYWSIALLALFRLGQGFALGGAWDGLASLLALNAPPNHRGWYAMIPQLGAPIGFALASILFGYFVANLSPEDFLSWGWRYPFFVAFAINVVALFARLRLVMTKDFGTLLEQHELEAAPILEVLRIHGRDILIGAFVPLASFAMFHLVTIFPLGWMNLYGNQPIGAFMVVQVIGAMVGIVAIIASGMIADRIGRRKQLAICAVLIAIFSFVGPFLIGAGNSGHDAFVIIGFGVLGLSFGQATGSISSRFGRGYRYTGAAFTSDLAWLVGAGFAPLVALSLSSQFGLTFVGYYLLSGAICTLAALAFSRALEQRE; encoded by the coding sequence ATGGCTACTGCCACACATTTAGGACCATCATCTTCATCGCTGGAACGGGATGCGCGGCGCATTCACGATGACAAGCCGGTTTCGCCCGGCAGCATCGCGGTCGGCGTGGTGATCGGTCGCATGTCTGAGTTTTTTGATTTCTTCGTTTACGGCCTTGCTTCCGTACTCGTCTTTCCACAACTTGTCTTTCCCTTTGCGCCGGACCGGCTGACGGGCACGCTCTATTCCTTTGCTATCTTCTCGCTCGCCTTCCTTGCCCGCCCTGTCGGCTCGGTCGTTTTCATGACGATCGATCGTCTGTACGGGCGCGGCACGAAGCTCACCATCGCGCTCTTCCTGCTCGGTGGTTCGACAGCATCAATCGCCTTCCTGCCGGGTTATGACGAGATCGGCTACTGGTCGATTGCGCTGCTGGCCCTCTTTCGCCTTGGCCAGGGCTTTGCCCTTGGCGGCGCATGGGATGGCCTTGCCTCGCTGCTTGCTCTCAATGCGCCGCCGAATCACCGCGGCTGGTATGCGATGATCCCGCAGCTCGGCGCACCGATCGGCTTTGCGCTGGCGAGCATCCTGTTCGGTTACTTCGTCGCCAATCTTTCCCCGGAAGACTTCCTCTCATGGGGCTGGCGTTATCCGTTCTTCGTCGCCTTTGCGATCAACGTCGTCGCCCTCTTTGCCCGTCTTCGGCTTGTCATGACCAAGGATTTCGGCACGCTCTTGGAGCAACATGAGCTTGAAGCAGCCCCAATCCTCGAGGTGCTGCGCATCCACGGCCGCGATATCCTGATCGGCGCCTTCGTGCCGCTTGCAAGCTTTGCCATGTTCCACCTCGTCACCATCTTTCCGCTCGGCTGGATGAACCTTTACGGCAACCAGCCGATCGGCGCCTTCATGGTGGTGCAGGTCATCGGCGCCATGGTCGGCATCGTTGCCATCATTGCCTCTGGCATGATCGCCGACCGCATCGGCCGGCGTAAGCAACTTGCGATCTGCGCCGTGCTGATTGCGATCTTCAGTTTCGTTGGCCCGTTCCTGATTGGCGCCGGCAACAGCGGTCATGACGCTTTCGTCATCATCGGCTTCGGCGTGCTCGGGCTTTCCTTCGGGCAGGCAACCGGCTCGATCTCGTCGCGTTTTGGCCGCGGCTACCGCTACACCGGTGCGGCCTTCACCTCCGACCTTGCCTGGCTGGTCGGCGCCGGCTTCGCACCGCTGGTGGCGCTCAGCCTGTCGAGCCAGTTCGGCCTGACCTTCGTCGGCTACTACCTGCTCTCAGGAGCGATCTGCACGCTGGCGGCTCTCGCCTTCAGCAGGGCGCTGGAACAGCGCGAGTAG
- a CDS encoding glycosyltransferase family protein encodes MARRLEDARILMYSHDTFGLGHLRRCRTIAHALVEDYRGLNILIISGATIAGAFDYRARVDFVKIPSVIKLRNGEYTSLASHIDLQDTLKMRESSIRHTAETFEPDIFIVDKEPMGLKGEIEETLAYLKARGTTLVLGLREIMDAPHLLEAEWKRNSVMQKIDQYYDSIWVYGPPDFYDPLVGLDVPAGVRRKMDFVGFLQRSVSKGKNSLNARKDDYILVTTGGGGDGSDLVHDVMNAYEADETLTQKALVVLGPYMPAAERAKLVKKGEKIPYIEVIEFDNHMEELIDGATAVVAMGGYNTYCEILSFDKPALIVPRVAPREEQLLRARRASELGLIDMLLPEQSADPAIMAETLKRLPSRLPPSKSGCNMHLEGLDHISRTVGMWLDSRGRHLSLVGAE; translated from the coding sequence ATGGCCAGACGCCTCGAAGATGCACGCATCCTTATGTACAGCCACGATACATTCGGCCTCGGCCACTTGCGCCGTTGTCGCACGATCGCCCATGCCCTCGTCGAGGATTATCGCGGCCTGAACATATTGATCATCTCGGGCGCGACGATTGCCGGCGCCTTCGATTATCGTGCCCGCGTCGACTTCGTGAAGATCCCGAGCGTCATCAAGCTTCGCAACGGTGAATATACGTCGCTCGCCAGCCACATCGATCTTCAGGATACGCTGAAGATGCGCGAGTCGAGCATTCGTCACACCGCCGAGACCTTCGAACCCGATATCTTCATCGTCGACAAGGAGCCGATGGGCCTGAAGGGCGAGATCGAGGAAACGCTTGCCTATCTGAAAGCGCGCGGTACCACTCTGGTGCTCGGTCTGCGCGAGATCATGGACGCACCGCATCTGCTCGAAGCCGAGTGGAAGAGAAACAGCGTCATGCAGAAGATCGACCAGTATTACGACAGCATCTGGGTCTACGGGCCGCCGGACTTCTACGATCCGCTTGTCGGCCTCGACGTGCCTGCCGGCGTTCGCCGCAAGATGGATTTCGTCGGCTTCCTGCAGCGTAGCGTCTCCAAGGGCAAGAACTCGCTGAATGCCCGCAAGGACGACTATATCCTGGTGACGACAGGCGGCGGCGGTGACGGCTCCGATCTCGTTCACGACGTGATGAATGCCTATGAGGCCGACGAGACGCTGACCCAGAAGGCGCTTGTCGTACTTGGTCCCTATATGCCGGCGGCCGAACGGGCAAAGCTGGTCAAAAAAGGGGAGAAGATCCCCTATATCGAGGTGATCGAGTTCGACAACCACATGGAGGAGTTGATCGACGGTGCCACTGCCGTCGTCGCTATGGGTGGCTACAACACCTATTGCGAGATCCTTTCCTTCGACAAGCCGGCGCTCATCGTCCCACGCGTCGCCCCGCGCGAGGAGCAGCTACTGCGCGCCCGCCGCGCCAGCGAACTCGGCCTCATCGATATGCTGCTGCCCGAGCAATCTGCTGACCCGGCAATCATGGCCGAAACGTTGAAGCGCCTGCCCTCACGGCTGCCGCCATCAAAGAGCGGCTGCAACATGCACCTCGAGGGGCTGGATCATATTTCCCGCACGGTCGGCATGTGGCTGGACAGCCGAGGACGCCATCTTTCCCTCGTCGGCGCAGAATAA
- the cyoA gene encoding ubiquinol oxidase subunit II, with protein sequence MQKLPKFSRLLLVLPLFFLAGCNLVVMSPSGDIATQQRDLIIVSTVLMLLIIIPVIFLTLLFAWRYRRSNTTANYAPEWHHSTRLEIVIWAAPLAIIIALGAVTWISTHKLDPYRPLDRIDADRAIPADTKSLTVEVVALDWKWLFFYPDLGIATVNELAAPVDVPIDFKITASSVMNSFFIPALAGQIYAMPGMQTRLHAVINKEGEYDGFSANYSGEGFSHMRFKFHGLNQEGFDAWVAQVKQQGTMLNRDAYLKLEKPSEKEPVRYYARADADLYDAILNMCATPGKMCASEMMHIDMMGGGGKESEENREKLTYDNRHADEGIVAPAATVPATGAPARSEPAESTDGSSMQNMPGMDMQHDGHSMPGNSNGGDPAPAQLNNN encoded by the coding sequence GTGCAAAAACTGCCAAAGTTTTCCCGCCTTCTATTAGTCTTGCCGCTGTTTTTTTTGGCAGGATGCAATTTGGTGGTCATGTCGCCTTCGGGCGATATTGCCACCCAGCAGCGCGACCTCATCATCGTCTCCACGGTGCTGATGCTGCTGATCATCATTCCGGTGATCTTCCTCACGCTGCTTTTCGCCTGGCGCTACCGGCGCTCCAACACGACCGCGAACTACGCGCCCGAATGGCACCATTCGACCCGCCTCGAAATCGTGATCTGGGCAGCACCGCTCGCCATCATTATTGCGCTTGGCGCCGTCACCTGGATTTCCACGCACAAGCTCGATCCCTACCGCCCGCTCGACCGTATCGATGCGGACCGTGCCATTCCGGCAGATACCAAGTCGCTGACCGTCGAGGTCGTGGCGCTCGACTGGAAATGGCTGTTCTTCTATCCCGACCTCGGCATTGCGACGGTCAATGAGCTCGCAGCTCCCGTCGACGTACCGATCGACTTCAAGATCACCGCCTCCTCGGTGATGAACTCCTTCTTCATTCCTGCCCTTGCCGGGCAGATCTACGCCATGCCCGGCATGCAGACGAGACTGCACGCCGTCATCAACAAGGAAGGCGAATATGACGGCTTCTCCGCAAATTACAGCGGTGAGGGCTTCTCGCACATGCGCTTCAAGTTCCACGGCCTGAACCAGGAGGGCTTCGACGCCTGGGTGGCGCAGGTCAAGCAGCAGGGCACGATGCTCAACCGCGACGCCTATCTGAAGCTCGAAAAGCCGAGCGAGAAGGAGCCGGTGCGATACTATGCCCGCGCCGATGCCGATCTCTACGATGCGATCCTCAACATGTGCGCCACGCCGGGCAAGATGTGCGCGAGCGAGATGATGCACATCGACATGATGGGCGGCGGCGGCAAGGAAAGCGAAGAAAACCGCGAAAAGCTGACCTACGACAACCGCCATGCGGACGAAGGCATTGTCGCACCTGCAGCGACCGTGCCCGCAACGGGCGCTCCCGCACGCAGCGAGCCTGCCGAAAGCACCGATGGCAGCAGCATGCAGAACATGCCCGGAATGGACATGCAGCATGATGGCCATTCCATGCCCGGCAATAGCAATGGCGGCGATCCGGCGCCGGCGCAGCTCAACAACAATTAA
- a CDS encoding cyclic nucleotide-binding domain-containing protein, with protein MLLRDEVEMLRRVPIFSRIAPAKLKLLAFTSDRMTYHAGQNLFRQGDVGDAAYVVLSGTADIIVSSPAGEIKVADVEVNSIVGEIAILCDVSRTATVRATSPLEVLRISKEHFLKLLSDFPEMAVEIMRVLADRLNHTTAELTAARAAKQPQMAQ; from the coding sequence ATGCTGTTGAGAGATGAAGTCGAAATGCTGCGGCGGGTGCCGATCTTCTCGAGGATCGCACCAGCGAAACTCAAGCTCTTGGCCTTCACCTCCGATCGCATGACCTACCACGCCGGCCAGAACCTGTTCCGCCAGGGCGATGTCGGCGACGCTGCCTATGTCGTTCTGTCAGGCACGGCCGACATCATCGTTTCCTCGCCTGCCGGTGAGATCAAGGTCGCCGATGTCGAGGTCAATTCCATCGTCGGCGAAATCGCCATTCTCTGCGACGTCTCGCGTACCGCGACCGTGCGCGCCACCTCACCACTCGAAGTCCTACGCATCAGCAAGGAACATTTCCTCAAGCTTCTGAGCGATTTCCCGGAAATGGCCGTGGAGATCATGCGCGTGCTCGCCGACCGTCTCAACCATACGACCGCTGAATTGACCGCCGCGCGGGCTGCCAAGCAGCCGCAGATGGCGCAGTAA
- a CDS encoding ABC transporter ATP-binding protein — MEKSLARYIWKNTRLQQLWILLVVAASMVPYFLSFDLPKQIVNGPIQGDGFEGPGARQTFMHIAYDIPLIGHVEIFKGLELNRFQMLMALSLVFLALVVLNGLFKFYINTYKGRLGERMLRRIRFELIDRVLRFPPAHFKRVKSAEIATMIKDEVEPMGGFTGDAFVSPALLGGQAITALAFIIIQNFWLGMIAAAIVGVQAIVIPRMRKRLLELGRQRQLTARELSGRVGEIVDGIGTIHGNDTSNFERADIATRLGRIFSIRYDLYQWKFLVKFINNFLAQVTPFLFYAIGGYLALQGRLDIGQLVAVISAYKDLPGPLKELIDWDQMRQDVQVKYAQVYEQFNVEPLIESRIQELATTPVTPLTSSFVVTNLSVSDDSGARLVDHVSVEIKPNETVAIVGPNGSGAEAFAEALGRLVWPDSGRITIDGQDLLDLPESITGRRISYAAADSYFFHGTLRDNLLYGLKHAPMKEPEYDGKAAQEYKWHVAESQKAGNPTLDLNSDWVDYKAAGANGPEDLLKAIRPVLDAVMMSQDILDLALRSTVNTEVHTALGSHIVELRRSLRERLAQENLDAIVVPFDFDAYNTQATVGENLLFGTMKRPLMNNRRLAGHPYFQQLFRDTGLSTDLYAMGLEIAENAVELFHDLPPDHPFFQQLTFMTADDIPTYQALLQKLQGKRFEDATPEDRASIIRLSFAYIEPRHRFGLLTQALMDKIVDARKQFHQNIPDDLAELIERYDINRFTASASLMDNVLFGRIAYQQADASDRIRLIMGELFDALDLYDDVLSIGLEFDVGSGGKRLTGVQRQKLNLARALLKRSDYFIFNRPIPALDQRIQDQIIHNVIEGLHEEGKRPAIIWVLSNAKLAEIFDRILLFDRGGLAEAGNYPELSEKNGMFKELLS, encoded by the coding sequence ATGGAAAAAAGCCTCGCGCGCTACATCTGGAAGAATACGCGGCTGCAGCAGCTCTGGATTCTGCTGGTCGTCGCAGCCTCCATGGTGCCTTACTTCCTGTCCTTCGATCTGCCGAAGCAGATCGTCAATGGACCAATTCAGGGTGACGGCTTCGAAGGGCCGGGCGCAAGACAGACCTTCATGCACATCGCCTACGACATCCCACTGATCGGGCATGTCGAAATCTTCAAGGGCCTGGAGCTCAACCGCTTCCAGATGCTGATGGCACTGAGCCTGGTCTTCCTGGCGCTCGTCGTGCTGAACGGCCTCTTCAAGTTCTACATCAACACCTACAAAGGCCGGCTCGGCGAGCGCATGTTGCGCCGCATCCGCTTCGAACTCATCGATCGCGTGCTTCGTTTCCCGCCTGCCCATTTCAAGCGGGTGAAATCCGCCGAGATCGCCACCATGATCAAGGATGAGGTGGAGCCGATGGGTGGCTTCACAGGCGACGCCTTCGTCTCACCCGCCCTGCTCGGCGGTCAGGCGATCACCGCCCTTGCCTTCATCATCATCCAGAATTTCTGGCTTGGCATGATCGCGGCTGCCATCGTCGGCGTGCAGGCCATCGTCATTCCCCGCATGCGCAAGCGTCTCTTGGAACTCGGCCGTCAGCGCCAGCTGACCGCGCGCGAACTTTCAGGCCGTGTCGGCGAGATCGTCGACGGCATCGGCACGATCCACGGCAACGATACCTCCAACTTCGAGCGCGCCGATATCGCCACCCGCCTCGGCCGCATCTTCTCGATCCGCTACGACCTTTATCAGTGGAAGTTTTTAGTCAAGTTCATCAACAACTTCCTCGCCCAGGTCACGCCCTTCCTGTTCTATGCGATCGGCGGTTATCTGGCGCTGCAGGGCCGACTCGACATCGGTCAGCTCGTCGCCGTCATTTCCGCCTACAAGGACCTTCCCGGCCCGCTGAAGGAACTGATCGACTGGGACCAGATGCGCCAGGACGTGCAGGTCAAATATGCGCAGGTCTACGAGCAGTTCAATGTCGAGCCGCTGATCGAAAGCCGCATCCAGGAGCTGGCCACGACACCGGTGACACCGCTGACGAGCTCCTTCGTCGTCACAAACCTCTCCGTCAGCGACGACAGCGGCGCACGCCTCGTCGACCATGTCTCGGTTGAGATCAAACCAAACGAGACGGTTGCGATCGTCGGGCCGAACGGCAGCGGCGCGGAAGCCTTCGCCGAAGCGCTTGGCCGGCTCGTCTGGCCTGATTCCGGCCGCATCACGATCGACGGGCAGGACCTGCTGGATCTGCCGGAATCGATCACCGGCCGGCGCATCTCCTATGCAGCAGCCGACAGCTATTTCTTCCACGGCACGCTGCGCGACAATCTGCTCTACGGCCTCAAGCATGCGCCGATGAAGGAACCCGAATATGACGGCAAGGCCGCGCAGGAATACAAGTGGCATGTCGCGGAATCGCAGAAGGCCGGCAACCCGACGCTCGATCTCAACAGCGACTGGGTTGATTACAAGGCAGCCGGCGCGAACGGACCTGAAGACCTGCTGAAGGCGATCCGGCCGGTGCTCGACGCCGTCATGATGTCGCAGGACATTCTGGATCTGGCATTGCGCTCCACCGTCAATACCGAGGTTCATACTGCGCTCGGTAGCCATATCGTCGAACTTCGGAGGTCACTGCGCGAGCGGCTCGCCCAGGAAAACCTCGACGCCATCGTCGTGCCCTTCGATTTCGACGCTTACAACACACAGGCGACCGTCGGCGAAAACCTGCTCTTCGGCACGATGAAACGGCCGCTGATGAACAACCGCCGGCTTGCCGGCCATCCCTATTTCCAGCAGCTCTTCCGCGATACCGGACTGAGCACCGACCTCTATGCGATGGGCCTGGAAATCGCCGAAAACGCGGTGGAACTCTTCCACGACCTGCCGCCGGACCACCCTTTCTTCCAGCAGCTCACCTTCATGACTGCGGATGACATCCCGACCTACCAGGCGCTGCTGCAGAAGCTGCAGGGCAAGCGCTTCGAGGATGCAACACCGGAAGACCGGGCAAGCATCATCCGCCTGAGCTTCGCCTATATCGAACCTCGGCATCGCTTCGGTCTTTTGACCCAGGCCCTGATGGACAAGATCGTCGACGCCCGCAAGCAGTTCCACCAGAACATCCCCGACGATCTCGCCGAGCTGATCGAGCGTTATGATATAAACCGCTTTACGGCCTCCGCGAGCTTGATGGACAATGTGCTCTTCGGCCGCATCGCCTATCAGCAGGCCGATGCCTCCGACCGCATCCGCCTCATCATGGGTGAACTTTTCGATGCACTCGATCTCTACGACGACGTATTGTCGATCGGGCTGGAATTCGATGTGGGTTCTGGCGGCAAGCGCCTGACGGGGGTGCAGCGGCAGAAGCTCAATCTCGCCCGCGCCCTGCTCAAGCGCTCCGACTACTTCATCTTCAACCGGCCGATCCCGGCGCTTGACCAGCGCATCCAGGACCAGATCATCCACAACGTCATCGAAGGCCTGCATGAGGAAGGCAAGCGCCCGGCGATCATCTGGGTGCTGTCCAACGCCAAGCTTGCGGAAATCTTCGATCGAATTCTGCTCTTCGATCGCGGCGGCCTTGCCGAGGCGGGCAACTATCCGGAACTTTCCGAGAAAAACGGGATGTTCAAGGAACTGTTATCGTAA
- a CDS encoding glycosyltransferase family protein, whose translation MTAPRIFFYVQHLLGIGHIARASRIANALVKDGFEVTVVTGGLPVPGFPGDGVKAIELPPVVASNVGFSGLADADGQAAGEEFLSRRRDLLLKAFEEAKPEVVIIEAFPFGRRQMRFELLPLLDAIGKANPRPKLLSSVRDILQENRKPGRDEETVKLVRDHFDAVLIHGDPGFVRLEDTFPLTAEIADRLRYTGLVAPPPAPEPSETFDIIASAGGGAVGLELIRAARDAAALLPADISWLLITGPNLPTADFSALSEDAPANVTLVRFRKDFPSLLRGAKVSISQAGYNTVGDLLRTQCRSILIPFVAAGETEQTVRAERLQALGLAEILPEQGMTLDDVKAAVERALVAPPRPAVSLDLDGAVKSAAIIRSMIG comes from the coding sequence ATGACGGCTCCCCGCATCTTCTTTTATGTCCAGCATCTGCTCGGCATCGGTCATATTGCGCGCGCCAGCCGCATCGCCAATGCGTTGGTAAAGGACGGCTTCGAAGTTACCGTCGTCACCGGCGGCCTGCCTGTGCCGGGCTTTCCGGGCGACGGTGTGAAGGCCATCGAACTGCCGCCGGTCGTCGCCAGCAACGTCGGCTTTTCCGGCCTTGCCGATGCCGACGGACAGGCGGCAGGCGAAGAATTTCTGTCCAGACGCCGCGACCTGCTTCTGAAAGCCTTTGAGGAAGCGAAGCCCGAAGTCGTCATTATCGAGGCCTTCCCCTTTGGCCGCCGACAGATGCGCTTCGAACTTCTGCCCCTGCTCGATGCAATCGGAAAGGCCAACCCGCGGCCGAAGCTCTTAAGCTCAGTGCGCGACATCCTGCAGGAAAACCGCAAGCCCGGCCGCGACGAGGAAACCGTCAAACTGGTCAGGGACCATTTCGACGCCGTGCTCATTCACGGCGATCCGGGCTTTGTGCGTCTGGAAGATACTTTTCCGCTGACAGCCGAGATCGCCGACCGGCTGCGCTATACCGGTCTCGTCGCTCCACCGCCGGCACCGGAACCGTCCGAGACATTCGACATCATCGCTTCGGCGGGCGGCGGCGCCGTCGGGCTGGAACTGATCCGCGCCGCCCGCGATGCGGCCGCACTTCTGCCTGCCGATATCAGCTGGCTGCTGATTACCGGCCCCAACCTTCCCACAGCCGACTTTTCCGCATTGTCGGAAGATGCCCCCGCCAATGTCACGCTGGTACGGTTCCGCAAGGATTTCCCCTCGCTGCTGCGCGGTGCGAAAGTCTCGATCTCGCAGGCCGGCTACAATACGGTGGGCGATCTCCTGCGCACCCAATGCCGCTCGATCCTCATCCCCTTCGTGGCTGCGGGTGAGACGGAACAGACCGTGCGCGCCGAACGGCTGCAGGCGTTAGGCCTTGCCGAAATCCTGCCGGAGCAGGGGATGACGCTCGACGACGTCAAGGCTGCGGTCGAAAGGGCACTTGTCGCCCCGCCGCGTCCGGCCGTTTCACTCGATCTCGATGGTGCCGTAAAAAGTGCAGCCATCATTCGTTCAATGATCGGCTGA
- a CDS encoding glycosyltransferase family 4 protein produces the protein MSPRRKILVVLKGYPRLSETFIAQELLGLEQAGFDLTLISMRRPTDKKRHPVHDEIKARVVYLPEYLHEEPIRVLKGLLAGFSKPGFGALMKRFFADLPRDISRNRFRRLGQALVLAREWPDNGEWLHAHFIHTPASVTEYASILTGTPWTCSAHAKDIWTSPDWDLGQKLGSARWAVTCTRSGYEHMKALTRREDAVHLSYHGLDLARFGHFAGERSNRNGSDPADPVFILSVGRAVEKKGYDVLLRALALLPEDINWRMDHIGGGEELSKLKELAAELGLAERITWKGALAQEDVLDHYRRADLFALACRIAANGDRDGLPNVLVEASSQRLVCLSTNVSGVPELLSDGENGLVVPPEDPAALAKALETAIRNPDMRKRLGDAAEERVRDHFDYHSSIRQLSGLFEAEWQKAS, from the coding sequence TTGTCGCCACGCCGCAAGATTCTCGTCGTGCTGAAAGGCTACCCCCGCCTTTCGGAAACCTTCATCGCCCAGGAATTGCTCGGTCTCGAACAGGCCGGCTTCGACCTGACGCTGATTTCCATGCGCCGGCCGACCGACAAGAAGCGTCATCCCGTCCATGACGAGATCAAGGCGCGCGTCGTCTATCTTCCGGAATATCTGCACGAAGAGCCGATCCGCGTGCTGAAGGGTCTTCTTGCCGGCTTTTCGAAACCTGGCTTCGGCGCGCTGATGAAGCGTTTCTTTGCCGATCTGCCGCGCGACATCTCCCGCAACCGCTTCCGCCGGCTCGGCCAAGCGCTGGTCCTTGCGCGCGAATGGCCTGACAACGGCGAGTGGCTGCATGCTCATTTTATCCATACGCCGGCTTCCGTGACGGAATATGCGAGCATTCTGACCGGCACGCCGTGGACCTGCTCGGCCCATGCCAAGGATATCTGGACCTCGCCCGACTGGGACCTCGGCCAGAAGCTCGGAAGTGCCCGCTGGGCCGTCACCTGCACCCGCAGCGGCTACGAGCATATGAAGGCGCTGACGAGGCGCGAGGATGCGGTCCATCTGAGCTATCACGGGCTCGACCTCGCCCGCTTCGGCCATTTCGCGGGTGAGCGCTCGAACCGCAACGGCAGCGATCCCGCCGACCCCGTCTTCATCCTCAGCGTCGGCCGCGCGGTGGAAAAGAAGGGCTACGACGTGCTGCTGCGCGCGCTTGCCCTGCTGCCTGAGGACATCAACTGGCGCATGGACCATATCGGCGGCGGCGAGGAGCTTTCCAAGCTGAAAGAGCTTGCCGCTGAACTCGGCCTTGCCGAGCGCATCACCTGGAAGGGCGCGCTGGCGCAGGAAGACGTGCTCGATCACTATCGCCGCGCCGACCTCTTCGCGCTCGCCTGCCGCATAGCCGCCAATGGCGACCGCGACGGCCTGCCGAATGTACTGGTCGAGGCTTCCAGCCAGCGGCTCGTCTGTCTCTCCACCAATGTCTCAGGCGTACCGGAACTGCTAAGCGACGGCGAGAACGGTCTGGTCGTGCCGCCGGAGGATCCGGCAGCCCTTGCAAAGGCGCTCGAGACGGCGATCCGCAATCCCGATATGCGCAAACGGCTGGGCGATGCGGCGGAGGAACGCGTGCGAGACCATTTCGATTACCATTCCAGCATCCGTCAGCTGAGCGGCCTCTTCGAGGCAGAATGGCAGAAGGCGTCATGA
- a CDS encoding ABC transporter permease — protein sequence MSPLPAPGAPLPHYVSTAPFDPIATETMTSAQSRIHLASQKQLMWWKFKRHRLALASGIFLAAVYLMILIVEFLAPYGLHTRNVDFIHSPPQRVRLFDSEGNFVGPFVYGRKMTLDIDTLHRLYTDNQNDIQPIRFFCRGDDYKLWGLVASDFHLVCPAIGGQMFLLGTDRLGRDVLSRILYGARISLTIGLIGISISFVLGIVIGGLAGYWGGIFDLIVQRLIEVLQSLPSLPLWMALAAIMPVTWSPIVIYFGITVILGIIDWTGLARAVRSKLLALREEDYVQAAQLMGASTPRVIGRHLVPGFMSHLIASATISIPGMILGETALSFLGLGLRPPITSWGILLTEAKSVSVIAFYPWLLFPIVPVVLVILAFNFLGDGLRDAADPYK from the coding sequence ATGTCGCCCCTACCCGCTCCCGGTGCGCCGCTGCCGCACTATGTTTCGACCGCCCCGTTCGACCCGATCGCAACGGAGACCATGACATCCGCGCAGTCTCGTATCCACCTTGCCTCGCAAAAGCAGCTCATGTGGTGGAAGTTCAAGCGCCACAGGCTGGCGCTTGCATCCGGCATTTTCCTCGCCGCCGTCTACCTGATGATCCTGATCGTCGAGTTCCTGGCGCCTTACGGGCTGCATACCCGCAACGTCGATTTCATCCATTCGCCGCCGCAGCGCGTCCGTCTTTTCGACAGCGAGGGCAATTTCGTCGGCCCCTTCGTCTATGGCCGGAAGATGACGCTCGATATCGATACGCTGCACCGTCTCTATACCGACAACCAGAACGACATCCAGCCGATCCGCTTCTTCTGCCGTGGCGATGACTACAAGCTCTGGGGCCTTGTCGCTTCCGACTTTCATCTCGTCTGCCCCGCAATCGGCGGTCAGATGTTCCTACTCGGCACCGACCGTCTTGGCCGTGACGTGCTTTCACGCATCCTTTATGGCGCGCGCATCTCGCTCACCATCGGGCTGATCGGTATTTCCATCAGTTTCGTGCTCGGTATCGTGATCGGCGGCCTTGCAGGCTACTGGGGCGGTATCTTCGACCTCATCGTCCAGCGCCTGATCGAAGTGCTGCAATCCCTGCCTTCGTTGCCGCTCTGGATGGCGCTCGCCGCCATCATGCCGGTGACATGGAGCCCGATCGTCATCTATTTCGGCATCACCGTCATTCTTGGCATCATCGACTGGACGGGTCTTGCCCGCGCCGTGCGCTCCAAGCTTCTGGCGCTGCGCGAGGAAGATTATGTCCAGGCAGCCCAGCTCATGGGTGCCAGCACGCCCCGTGTCATCGGCCGGCATCTCGTGCCCGGCTTCATGTCGCATCTCATCGCATCCGCCACCATTTCCATTCCGGGTATGATCCTCGGTGAGACGGCGCTCTCCTTCCTCGGCCTCGGCCTGCGGCCGCCCATTACCAGCTGGGGCATCCTGCTGACGGAGGCCAAGAGCGTAAGCGTCATCGCCTTCTATCCATGGCTACTGTTCCCAATCGTTCCGGTTGTGCTAGTGATTTTGGCATTCAATTTTCTGGGAGATGGCTTGCGCGATGCGGCAGATCCCTACAAATAG